GAAGAATTGCCTGATAATGATTATACTCATCGGTTTTTTCAAGCTCATAAAACTTCATAACCCATAAACTAAAATTGCCTGTTCCATTTTCACCAAAAAAGCGAATACATCCATTCCAAACAATATTAACCAAATCATCTTTAGAAATAACACTTTTAACTTTAATATCCAATGCCAAATACCTGTTATTTTTCCTAAGTGTAGGGGGAAGAACCTTAAGCTTCATCATTAAC
This genomic stretch from Methanobrevibacter smithii ATCC 35061 harbors:
- a CDS encoding Rpp14/Pop5 family protein; the encoded protein is MKLKVLPPTLRKNNRYLALDIKVKSVISKDDLVNIVWNGCIRFFGENGTGNFSLWVMKFYELEKTDEYNHYQAILRCQREYVDEVRASLALIYKHNRKDISVSTIGLSGTIKACQKFIEK